Proteins found in one Paenibacillus dendritiformis genomic segment:
- a CDS encoding cache domain-containing sensor histidine kinase, which yields MRWMTRSLHRKLSILLIACIIIPVLLLGYVSYRTAWSISEEKSKQASLNTLRQISAILETIAQDVENMSIFLIGQHDVQQYLAKDRASANDYLRMVGFLTNLAFSKSYIADIRIIPLNGNPELSNTTVLSSHLFGQAPSDEAYWEEHPVWWSPPTLSDTTLGQKRIVSLVRPIRNMNNFDKLGMLSIGIDGDALAERLREAAVDGGGSLFLLDADGNIVAANADRDAAEQWSVKLRSLAGQEAPAGAARFSEMGEGSDRHIVVSMSVPIAPWSVYALIPYQTFSAQNSYLLQFTAVTVAIVIAVIAAVAAYVVKRVTKPIIRLARSIGAVQPERPFRPLPQTSSDEIGMLVHSYNQLSDNIRSLTEQVKENEARKKEADLLALQAQIHPHFLYNTLSSVQWMAYMEGNSRIANLVGALGDFLRFSLNRGLETCSLEQETEHVANYLEIQSVRYPGRFDYRIHLPEELKECTMLKVLLQPLVENAITHGLLPAYPASGGRLLIEIVMVDSGRVRFTVQDNGGGLGPEELERVRERLSAPEPAAANAEASRSGGSGYGLFNVQRRLLLHYGTGAELHIESQPGEGTAVSFSIPVGRSTR from the coding sequence ATGCGCTGGATGACCCGTTCGCTGCACCGCAAATTATCGATCCTGCTGATCGCCTGCATCATCATCCCTGTGCTGCTGCTCGGCTACGTCTCCTACCGGACGGCATGGTCGATTAGCGAAGAGAAGAGCAAGCAGGCGAGCCTCAATACGCTGCGGCAGATTAGCGCCATTTTGGAGACGATCGCCCAGGACGTGGAGAACATGTCGATCTTTTTAATCGGACAGCATGATGTCCAGCAATATTTGGCCAAGGACCGGGCAAGCGCGAACGATTATTTGCGCATGGTCGGTTTTTTGACGAACCTTGCCTTTTCCAAAAGCTACATCGCAGACATCCGCATCATCCCGCTGAACGGCAACCCGGAGCTGTCCAATACGACGGTGCTGTCGTCCCATCTGTTCGGGCAGGCCCCGTCCGACGAAGCGTATTGGGAGGAACACCCGGTCTGGTGGTCGCCGCCGACGCTCAGCGACACGACGCTGGGCCAGAAGCGGATCGTCTCGCTCGTGCGTCCGATTCGCAATATGAATAATTTCGACAAGCTCGGCATGCTGTCGATCGGCATTGACGGAGACGCATTGGCTGAGCGGCTGCGCGAGGCGGCGGTAGATGGCGGCGGCAGTCTGTTCTTGCTGGATGCGGACGGCAATATCGTCGCAGCCAACGCCGATCGGGACGCGGCTGAGCAGTGGTCCGTGAAGCTGAGATCCCTTGCCGGGCAAGAGGCGCCTGCCGGCGCCGCACGCTTCTCGGAGATGGGGGAAGGCAGCGACCGCCACATTGTTGTGTCGATGTCCGTGCCGATTGCCCCGTGGAGCGTATATGCGCTCATTCCCTATCAGACTTTCAGTGCCCAGAACAGTTACCTGCTTCAATTCACAGCTGTCACCGTCGCGATCGTCATCGCGGTGATTGCCGCCGTGGCCGCTTATGTCGTCAAGCGGGTGACGAAGCCAATCATACGGCTCGCCCGATCGATCGGCGCCGTGCAGCCGGAACGGCCGTTCCGGCCGCTGCCGCAGACGTCCAGCGACGAGATCGGAATGCTTGTGCACAGCTACAACCAATTGAGCGACAATATCCGCAGCCTGACGGAGCAGGTGAAGGAGAACGAGGCCCGGAAAAAGGAAGCGGATCTGCTGGCCCTCCAGGCGCAAATCCATCCGCATTTTTTGTACAACACCTTGTCATCGGTTCAATGGATGGCCTACATGGAAGGAAACAGCCGCATTGCCAATCTCGTCGGCGCGCTTGGAGATTTCCTGCGCTTCAGCCTGAACCGGGGCCTGGAGACCTGTTCGCTCGAACAGGAGACCGAGCATGTGGCGAATTACTTGGAGATCCAATCGGTTCGTTATCCCGGGCGTTTCGATTACCGCATTCATTTGCCGGAGGAGCTGAAGGAATGTACGATGCTGAAGGTGCTGCTGCAGCCTCTCGTTGAAAACGCTATCACTCATGGTCTGCTTCCGGCCTATCCGGCATCGGGAGGCCGCCTGCTTATTGAGATTGTCATGGTTGACAGCGGCCGGGTCCGATTCACGGTTCAGGATAACGGCGGAGGTCTCGGCCCGGAAGAGCTGGAGCGGGTCAGGGAGCGGCTGAGCGCCCCGGAGCCAGCCGCGGCGAATGCCGAAGCATCCCGTTCGGGAGGCAGCGGATACGGTCTGTTCAACGTACAGCGCCGCCTGCTTCTCCATTACGGAACCGGAGCGGAGCTGCATATTGAGAGCCAGCCAGGGGAAGGGACAGCGGTCTCCTTTTCCATCCCGGTGGGCCGAAGCACCAGATGA
- a CDS encoding ABC transporter ATP-binding protein, with product MSVGIQVDNVVKRFEDRTIIDGLSLNIKQGELFTLLGPSGCGKTTLLRMIIGFHSIDDGVITIDNQVINDIPVNKRNMGMVFQNYAIFPHMSVKDNVAFGLKNRKLPKAEIENRIQDILNVVKIEEYKDRMPDKLSGGQQQRVALARALVIHPQVLLMDEPLSNLDAKLRIEMRNAIKSIQQRVGITTVYVTHDQEEALAISDRIAVMNGGVIQQIGTPKQIYERPANVFVSKFIGTSNLIKAKVEIEDGQKWINFGNRYRESMHNLSDHLADGTQVFVSVRPQEFVIGSDQQGLRAVVQSSMFLGVNTHYFAELADGETVEVIQDADISDIIANGSEIYLRVKANKINIFDIEKQESLIKAGGEYGGK from the coding sequence TTGAGCGTTGGAATTCAGGTTGACAACGTAGTCAAACGCTTTGAGGATAGAACCATCATAGACGGCTTATCGCTTAATATAAAGCAAGGTGAACTCTTTACACTGTTGGGACCCTCCGGGTGCGGGAAAACAACGTTGCTCCGCATGATTATCGGCTTTCACTCGATTGATGATGGAGTCATTACAATTGATAACCAGGTGATAAACGATATTCCCGTAAATAAGCGCAACATGGGAATGGTTTTTCAAAATTATGCCATCTTTCCGCATATGTCTGTGAAGGACAATGTCGCTTTTGGCTTGAAGAACAGGAAGCTGCCCAAAGCTGAAATCGAAAATAGAATTCAGGATATTTTAAATGTGGTCAAAATCGAAGAATATAAAGATAGAATGCCGGACAAGCTGTCTGGCGGGCAGCAGCAGCGCGTGGCCTTAGCCAGAGCTTTGGTCATTCATCCTCAAGTATTGCTTATGGACGAGCCGCTGTCCAATCTGGATGCCAAATTAAGAATTGAAATGAGAAACGCGATCAAAAGCATCCAGCAGCGGGTAGGCATTACCACGGTATACGTCACTCATGATCAGGAGGAAGCATTGGCGATCTCGGATCGAATTGCGGTAATGAACGGCGGCGTGATTCAGCAAATCGGCACTCCGAAGCAGATCTATGAACGTCCGGCCAATGTGTTCGTATCGAAGTTTATCGGGACCTCCAATTTAATAAAAGCAAAGGTAGAAATAGAGGATGGGCAAAAGTGGATCAACTTCGGAAATCGCTATAGAGAGAGCATGCATAACCTGTCCGATCATCTAGCAGACGGGACACAGGTTTTCGTATCCGTAAGACCGCAGGAGTTTGTTATCGGTTCAGATCAACAGGGTCTCAGAGCGGTTGTGCAAAGCAGCATGTTTCTGGGCGTAAATACGCATTATTTTGCCGAGCTGGCAGACGGAGAGACGGTAGAAGTGATCCAGGATGCCGATATCTCGGACATTATCGCGAATGGAAGCGAAATCTATCTGCGAGTGAAAGCGAATAAAATCAATATTTTTGATATCGAAAAACAGGAGAGTTTGATCAAAGCGGGTGGCGAATATGGCGGCAAATAA
- a CDS encoding ABC transporter permease gives MAANKKRIFSVWNISSILILAVFLLFILFPLVLVLKKSIFDPYTGELTLSYFSKFFERKFYWITLVNSFKVTLVTTALSVAIGLPIAYVMRKVKIRGSKYLQILIIISYLSPPFIGAYAWIQLLGRNGVITQFINDLFHVQLNGIYGFPGIVLVMTLQSFPLIYIYISGALQNLDNSLNEAAESLGYSAVQRVFKIIVPLIMPTVLASALLVFMRVIADFGTPMLIGEGFRTMPVLIYTQFMSEVGGDDGFAAALCVLIILLTICLFMVQRILARYYSYSMSALKPMVPEQSKGMKNIIAHGAVYFTVLLAILPQCVVIFTSFLATRGGQVFTSGFSLNSYRDILFNKDTSVIFNTYLIGIAAILIIVVCGIMISYLTVRKRNALTSTLDTISMFPFIIPGSVLGIAFLFAFSQSPLLLSGTMFIMIMAFAIRRMPYTIRSSTAIISQISPSIEEAAISLGASETKAFTRVIVPMMMPGVIAGAIMSWITVISELSASIILYTSKTQTLTVSVYTEVIRGNYGNASAYSTLLTLTSILSLFLFFKLTGKKDISV, from the coding sequence ATGGCGGCAAATAAGAAGCGAATATTTAGCGTCTGGAACATTTCTTCCATCCTTATTCTAGCTGTTTTCCTTCTCTTTATTCTGTTTCCGCTGGTCCTGGTCCTGAAAAAAAGTATCTTTGACCCTTACACGGGAGAACTGACTCTCAGTTACTTTAGCAAATTTTTTGAGCGAAAATTTTACTGGATTACCTTAGTGAACAGCTTTAAAGTCACGCTGGTAACGACGGCGCTGTCGGTAGCCATCGGCTTGCCCATCGCCTATGTCATGAGGAAAGTGAAGATTAGGGGAAGCAAATATCTCCAAATCCTAATTATTATTTCATATCTGTCGCCGCCATTTATCGGGGCTTACGCCTGGATTCAATTGCTCGGCAGGAATGGCGTGATTACGCAATTCATTAATGATTTGTTCCATGTTCAACTGAATGGAATTTACGGATTTCCGGGTATCGTGCTCGTTATGACGTTGCAATCCTTTCCTTTGATTTATATTTATATTTCGGGGGCCTTGCAGAATCTGGACAATTCACTGAATGAGGCCGCGGAGAGTCTCGGTTATTCGGCGGTACAGCGCGTGTTCAAAATTATTGTCCCGTTAATTATGCCTACGGTCTTGGCGAGCGCGTTATTGGTCTTTATGCGTGTCATTGCGGACTTCGGGACGCCGATGCTGATCGGTGAAGGATTCAGGACGATGCCCGTCCTCATCTATACTCAATTTATGAGCGAGGTGGGGGGAGATGATGGATTTGCCGCTGCGCTGTGTGTCCTTATTATCTTGTTAACCATCTGCTTATTCATGGTTCAGCGTATCCTTGCAAGATACTACTCCTATTCGATGAGCGCATTAAAGCCGATGGTTCCTGAGCAAAGTAAAGGGATGAAAAATATAATCGCGCACGGAGCAGTCTACTTTACGGTTCTGTTGGCCATCCTGCCTCAGTGCGTGGTTATCTTTACATCCTTCCTGGCAACGAGGGGAGGCCAGGTATTTACGTCCGGATTTTCGTTGAACAGCTACCGGGACATCTTATTTAACAAAGATACTTCGGTTATTTTCAATACGTACCTGATTGGTATCGCGGCGATCCTGATTATTGTGGTATGCGGCATCATGATTTCCTATTTGACCGTAAGAAAAAGAAATGCCCTCACATCCACCTTAGATACGATCTCGATGTTTCCGTTTATCATTCCGGGCTCGGTGCTGGGGATTGCCTTTCTCTTTGCTTTCAGTCAATCACCGCTCCTGTTAAGCGGTACGATGTTTATTATGATTATGGCTTTTGCGATTCGAAGAATGCCGTATACGATTCGTTCAAGTACGGCGATTATCAGCCAGATCAGTCCCAGTATTGAAGAAGCGGCCATCAGCTTGGGCGCATCTGAGACGAAAGCGTTTACAAGAGTGATTGTGCCGATGATGATGCCTGGCGTTATCGCCGGCGCGATAATGAGCTGGATTACCGTCATTAGTGAATTAAGCGCATCGATCATCCTGTACACGAGCAAGACCCAAACGTTAACAGTGTCTGTATATACAGAGGTGATTCGAGGTAATTATGGAAACGCATCAGCGTATTCGACCCTATTAACGCTGACCTCCATCCTCTCGCTGTTCCTGTTCTTCAAGCTGACAGGGAAGAAAGACATTAGTGTATAG
- a CDS encoding sensor histidine kinase — protein MQKSNKFKDYIRKTFVRSGAVLVLLIFALFILSLLLTCRETIVQTNRSYNAGLSQLIETEVQQYAEGLDRLTEDKTIRSVFENKNGFIEANQLLYRCVKERKIKANFVLLDHKQHIVSTNFYQSDQKILSNSYVLKDLLLKLQEQGNEVYGGINKISFEQFRKSPYLLAKPITSGNEVRGYLLFFLTDLGAYIHTRDADMIVVADRFDNIIYTSHDSLRNGMGKSTIPYRTDQKIIAIHDSYYYMTANETGNGNIHILTMTSMNNFTQFLVIGIVILLGSGLILLALIHLVVPKLMKRNLQSFDSFISAVDQYKQGNMDYRLEARTFDEFQTIYDEFNNMMSKIQLLMKHNDEIAERKRKMEIKHLENQFNPHFVFNVLEMLRYEMLFDARNASNIVVMFANLMRYYIHYGNGDVALHTDIGYMEDYLRLQKMRFNTRLDYEMDIDPALLDYKIPKLLLQPIIENSIKHGLEHTKHLLIRITIRQAGDDIEIAVEDNGQGMEEERLDYIRKLLDDKDAMPEHVGLYNSHRVMQLLYGPAYGLSIQSRHGAGTTVIARIPYIGDVNNV, from the coding sequence ATGCAAAAATCCAATAAGTTCAAAGACTATATCAGGAAAACGTTTGTTCGTTCCGGGGCCGTTCTTGTGTTATTGATTTTTGCATTGTTTATACTTTCCTTGCTTCTCACGTGCAGGGAAACCATCGTTCAGACGAATCGATCCTATAATGCGGGGCTTAGCCAGCTCATAGAGACAGAGGTTCAGCAATACGCAGAGGGACTGGACAGGCTGACTGAGGACAAAACGATACGATCTGTTTTCGAAAATAAAAACGGATTCATTGAAGCGAATCAATTACTTTACCGGTGTGTTAAGGAGCGAAAAATAAAAGCAAACTTTGTTCTTTTGGATCACAAGCAGCATATCGTCTCCACGAATTTTTATCAAAGCGACCAAAAGATTTTATCCAATAGCTACGTGCTCAAGGATTTGTTGTTGAAGCTTCAGGAACAGGGAAATGAAGTTTATGGCGGCATAAATAAAATATCCTTCGAGCAATTTCGGAAATCACCGTACTTGTTGGCCAAGCCGATAACCAGCGGCAATGAAGTGCGCGGTTACCTCCTGTTTTTTCTCACGGACCTGGGCGCCTACATCCATACTAGAGATGCCGATATGATTGTGGTGGCGGATCGGTTTGACAACATTATCTATACCTCACATGACTCGCTAAGAAACGGCATGGGCAAATCCACGATTCCGTACCGGACCGATCAAAAAATAATCGCGATTCATGATTCCTATTACTATATGACAGCGAATGAAACAGGGAATGGGAACATCCATATTCTTACGATGACATCCATGAACAATTTCACGCAGTTTCTGGTGATAGGAATCGTCATTTTATTGGGCTCAGGCCTGATTCTGCTGGCCTTGATCCATTTAGTCGTGCCGAAGCTCATGAAGCGCAATCTGCAATCCTTTGACTCCTTCATCTCTGCCGTGGATCAATATAAGCAGGGGAACATGGATTACAGGCTTGAAGCGAGAACCTTTGATGAATTTCAAACCATTTATGATGAATTTAATAACATGATGTCCAAGATACAGCTGCTGATGAAGCATAATGATGAAATCGCGGAAAGAAAGAGAAAAATGGAGATTAAGCATTTAGAAAATCAGTTTAATCCGCATTTTGTGTTTAATGTGTTGGAAATGCTGAGGTATGAGATGTTATTTGATGCCAGGAACGCATCAAATATTGTGGTGATGTTTGCTAATTTAATGAGATATTATATTCATTATGGCAATGGAGATGTCGCGCTCCACACCGATATAGGTTACATGGAAGACTATTTGCGGCTGCAAAAAATGAGATTTAACACAAGATTAGATTATGAGATGGATATCGATCCGGCCCTTTTGGACTATAAAATACCGAAATTATTATTGCAGCCCATCATTGAAAACAGCATCAAGCATGGACTTGAGCATACGAAGCATTTATTGATCCGGATTACGATTAGACAAGCCGGGGATGACATTGAAATCGCAGTCGAGGATAACGGACAAGGGATGGAGGAGGAAAGGCTCGATTATATCCGAAAGTTATTAGACGATAAGGATGCCATGCCAGAGCATGTCGGATTATACAACTCCCATCGAGTGATGCAGCTTTTATACGGACCGGCTTACGGGCTTTCCATACAAAGCAGACACGGCGCCGGGACAACAGTGATAGCGAGAATCCCTTATATAGGAGATGTGAACAATGTATAA
- a CDS encoding response regulator transcription factor, translating to MYKVLIVEDEDIIRNGLTYMVDWPKLNCIVVGRAEDGIEGVAKIKELQPDIVITDVRMPFQDGIQMLKQSKAEHDYEAIIISGYSEFEYARQAISLSVSEYLLKPIDFDKLHAAMVKLIAKIQLKRQRQNEKKSFEERHFYNELLDIQYLEVRHNKTKYVDSMIEYIKHHYSQKISINDLSASLQISTVYLYSKFKEETSYTFNDFLNRYRMIKAIELLKQGDLLIYEIAERVGFQEYKYFSQVFKKYIGHSPTSFLEQSM from the coding sequence ATGTATAAGGTATTAATCGTAGAAGATGAGGATATTATTCGAAATGGTCTGACCTATATGGTGGACTGGCCGAAGCTGAATTGTATCGTCGTGGGAAGAGCTGAAGATGGAATCGAGGGCGTGGCCAAAATCAAGGAGCTGCAGCCTGATATTGTCATTACCGACGTGAGAATGCCTTTTCAAGATGGAATCCAAATGTTAAAGCAAAGTAAAGCAGAGCATGACTATGAAGCCATCATTATTTCCGGATATAGCGAGTTTGAATATGCCCGGCAGGCGATATCGCTATCCGTAAGCGAATATTTGTTGAAGCCGATTGACTTTGACAAATTACATGCGGCGATGGTCAAGCTCATCGCCAAAATACAATTAAAACGACAGCGCCAAAACGAGAAAAAGTCCTTTGAAGAGCGACATTTCTACAATGAGTTATTGGATATTCAATACCTTGAAGTTCGACATAATAAAACGAAATATGTAGACAGCATGATTGAATATATTAAGCACCATTATTCACAAAAAATTTCTATCAATGATCTTAGCGCCAGCCTTCAGATTTCAACGGTCTATTTATACTCCAAATTTAAAGAGGAAACAAGCTATACATTCAATGATTTTCTTAACAGATACCGGATGATCAAGGCCATTGAATTGCTGAAGCAAGGGGATCTCTTAATCTATGAAATCGCGGAACGGGTTGGTTTCCAAGAATATAAATATTTTAGTCAAGTGTTCAAGAAATACATTGGGCACTCTCCAACAAGCTTTTTGGAGCAATCGATGTAG